In Deltaproteobacteria bacterium, a genomic segment contains:
- a CDS encoding tetratricopeptide repeat protein: protein MKTVTKNQPQTTEEYIEGLKEALTKNPDCGTSHYNLAIALIKQEKWDEAIHEFKEAIHSSPSLAEAYVDLGGIYLQQGDLEECIQLNRDAIKIRPKFSVPYGNLGFAYLQKGELDAAVDALEKAVAINPQFIQALATLASAYFMQGRLEESIAASKKVLQMAPTFAVAHNNLALAYFEKGAFQEAVAHCDQARTYGFSVDSRFLQELEPYQGGPESA, encoded by the coding sequence ATGAAGACAGTAACCAAAAATCAGCCGCAAACCACCGAAGAATATATCGAAGGGCTGAAAGAAGCCCTGACCAAAAACCCGGACTGCGGAACCAGCCATTATAACCTGGCCATCGCCTTGATTAAACAGGAGAAATGGGATGAGGCCATCCATGAATTTAAGGAGGCTATCCACAGCAGTCCCAGTTTGGCCGAGGCTTATGTGGACCTGGGAGGGATCTACTTACAACAAGGGGACCTGGAAGAGTGCATTCAACTTAACCGGGATGCCATAAAAATCAGGCCGAAATTTTCCGTACCCTATGGCAACTTAGGCTTTGCCTATTTGCAAAAAGGGGAACTCGATGCCGCTGTCGATGCCCTGGAAAAGGCCGTGGCCATTAATCCCCAATTCATTCAGGCCCTGGCCACCCTGGCCAGCGCCTATTTTATGCAAGGCCGTTTGGAGGAAAGTATCGCCGCCTCAAAAAAGGTCTTGCAGATGGCCCCCACCTTTGCGGTGGCCCATAACAATCTGGCTTTGGCCTATTTTGAAAAAGGGGCCTTCCAGGAAGCAGTTGCCCATTGCGACCAGGCCAGGACTTATGGTTTTTCGGTCGATAGCCGGTTTTTGCAGGAGCTCGAGCCCTACCAGGGAGGGCCGGAATCGGCTTAA